From one Perca fluviatilis chromosome 10, GENO_Pfluv_1.0, whole genome shotgun sequence genomic stretch:
- the LOC120567062 gene encoding hepatitis A virus cellular receptor 1 homolog isoform X2, producing the protein MNVQTVSSSTLKVIGVLGHNVTLPCTYDSLTHGVLSFCWGRGVVPRSQCSSTILSSQDGAVPFRQSPRYQLLGRVTDGDVSLTILDAQWSDAGVYGCRIEIPGWFNDKKVNTHLVMEEAPVEQPVTQDWAPASGDILTTFVTNNVEVGEVIGIATLESHNTTEEEFKAFLEVGNISRMAAIFFFIIIIILVFVFRRRFLPKRTLQHLNTSTAENIYEVL; encoded by the exons TGTCTTCCAGCACCCTCAAAGTCATTGGCGTCTTGGGGCACAATGTCACTTTGCCCTGTACATATGACAGCCTAACTCACGGCGTCCTGAGTTTCTGTTGGGGACGAGGGGTGGTGCCCAGGTCCCAATGCTCCAGCACCATCCTCTCCTCACAGGATGGGGCTGTGCCTTTCAGGCAGTCCCCCAGGTACCAGCTGTTGGGCAGGGTGACAGACGGAGATGTGTCGCTGACCATCCTGGATGCTCAGTGGAGTGATGCTGGTGTGTACGGCTGCAGGATCGAGATCCCCGGGTGGTTTAATGACAAAAAGGTCAACACACACCTGGTCATGGAGGAAG CCCCTGTGGAACAACCCGTTACCCAGGACTGGGCACCGGCCTCTGGTG ACATATTGACAACATTTGTAACTAACAATGTAGAAGTTGGTGAAGTAATTGGAATCGCAACATTGGAATCGCATAACACAACGGAG GAAGAATTCAAAGCCTTCCTGGAAGTGGGAAACATTAGCAGGATGGCagctattttcttcttcatcataatcataatcCTCGTCTTTGTTTTCC GGAGGAGATTTCTGCCGAAGAGGACACTTCAACATCTCAACACCTCAACTGCTGAGAACATTTATGAAGTATTATGA
- the LOC120567062 gene encoding hepatitis A virus cellular receptor 1 homolog isoform X1, which yields MRGLCYFFLSILTQVSSSTLKVIGVLGHNVTLPCTYDSLTHGVLSFCWGRGVVPRSQCSSTILSSQDGAVPFRQSPRYQLLGRVTDGDVSLTILDAQWSDAGVYGCRIEIPGWFNDKKVNTHLVMEEAPVEQPVTQDWAPASGDILTTFVTNNVEVGEVIGIATLESHNTTEEEFKAFLEVGNISRMAAIFFFIIIIILVFVFRRRFLPKRTLQHLNTSTAENIYEVL from the exons ATGCGTGGTCTTTGTTATTTTTTCCTCTCCATCCTGACCCAAG TGTCTTCCAGCACCCTCAAAGTCATTGGCGTCTTGGGGCACAATGTCACTTTGCCCTGTACATATGACAGCCTAACTCACGGCGTCCTGAGTTTCTGTTGGGGACGAGGGGTGGTGCCCAGGTCCCAATGCTCCAGCACCATCCTCTCCTCACAGGATGGGGCTGTGCCTTTCAGGCAGTCCCCCAGGTACCAGCTGTTGGGCAGGGTGACAGACGGAGATGTGTCGCTGACCATCCTGGATGCTCAGTGGAGTGATGCTGGTGTGTACGGCTGCAGGATCGAGATCCCCGGGTGGTTTAATGACAAAAAGGTCAACACACACCTGGTCATGGAGGAAG CCCCTGTGGAACAACCCGTTACCCAGGACTGGGCACCGGCCTCTGGTG ACATATTGACAACATTTGTAACTAACAATGTAGAAGTTGGTGAAGTAATTGGAATCGCAACATTGGAATCGCATAACACAACGGAG GAAGAATTCAAAGCCTTCCTGGAAGTGGGAAACATTAGCAGGATGGCagctattttcttcttcatcataatcataatcCTCGTCTTTGTTTTCC GGAGGAGATTTCTGCCGAAGAGGACACTTCAACATCTCAACACCTCAACTGCTGAGAACATTTATGAAGTATTATGA